One Vanacampus margaritifer isolate UIUO_Vmar chromosome 20, RoL_Vmar_1.0, whole genome shotgun sequence DNA window includes the following coding sequences:
- the u2surp gene encoding U2 snRNP-associated SURP motif-containing protein isoform X3 translates to MIEFVVREGPMFEAMIMNREINNPMYRFLFENQSPAHVYYRWKLYTILQGEAPVKWRTDDFRMFKNGSMWRPPPLNPYLHGPYDDGDDEEEEEDSLKKGCLKEDERDKLEEMLRGLTPRRGDVAEAMLFCLTHAEAAEEIVECVTESLSILKTPLPKKIARLYLVSDVLYNSSAKVTNASYYRKYFEVKLGQVFADLNATYKTIQGHLQSENFKQRVMSCFRAWEDWAVYPDPFLIKLQNIFLGLVNLTLEKEPVGLPVEPEPTEDIDGAPIGGGYADGSPIEDVDGLPIDAGPIDGGTMIDGAMIDGAPLDDLDGVPIKPMEEDIDGIPFDQSKEATFKVAPSKWEAVDESELESQAVTTSKWEAFEQPEEPKRYAENSEDERSPRSATATPSYSNPGRDDADLKAKLSEMNEEKRSKLREIEVKVMKFQDELESGKRSKKPGQSFQEQVEHYRDKLLQKEKEKEKQEREKEREKKDKEKADSRLKDLKKEKEDTPTRKDKYSSPAVDRKRRHSNSPSPTRGGSRRGRSPSPRSERSERSYLKDSSSRSSHKDSPRSSVKKSSKRSPSSPHTPKRSRRSRSRTPKKSTKKSRSKSRSPHSRSHKKSKKSKH, encoded by the exons ATGATCGAGTTTGTGGTGCGTGAAGGCCCAATGTTTGAAGCCATGATCATGAACCGGGAAATCAACAACCCCATGTACAG GTTTCTGTTTGAGAACCAGAGCCCGGCGCATGTTTACTACAGGTGGAAGCTCTACACCATACTGCAG GGCGAAGCCCCAGTCAAATGGCGAACGGATGACTTCAGGATGTTCAAGAACGGCTCCATGTGGCGCCCGCCGCCTCTCAACCCTTACCTCCACGGCCCGTACGACGATGGCGAtgacgaggaggaagaggaggactcGCTCAAGAAGGGCTGCTTGAAAGAAGA CGAGCGCGACAAGCTGGAGGAGATGCTCCGCGGGTTGACGCCCAGGAGGGGCGACGTCGCCGAGGCCATGTTGTTTTGCCTCACTCACGCCGAGGCCGCCGAAGAGATCGTGGAATGCGTCACCGAGTCGCTCTCCATCCTCAAGACCCCCCTCCCCAAGAAG ATTGCGCGGTTATATCTGGTGTCGGACGTGCTGTACAACTCTTCTGCCAAAGTAACCAACGCCTCCTACTACAGGAAATA TTTTGAAGTGAAGCTCGGACAGGTTTTTGCAGATCTCAACGCCACGTACAAAACCATCCAAGGTCACCTCCAGAGTGAAAACTTCAAG CAACGAGTGATGTCATGCTTCCGAGCGTGGGAGGACTGGGCCGTGTATCCTGACCCCTTCCTCATCAAGCTGCAGAACATATTCTTGGGTCTTGTCAACCTGACGTTGGAGAAGGAGCCTGTCGGACTTCCTGTTGAG CCCGAGCCCACGGAGGACATCGACGGCGCGCCAATCGGCGGCGGGTACGCGGACGGCTCGCCCATCGAAGACGTGGACGGACTGCCCATCGACGCCGGGCCCATCGACGGCGGAACCATGATCGACGGAGCCATGATCGACGGAGCCCCCCTGGACGACCTGGACGGCGTTCCCATCAAGCCTATGGAGGAGGACATCGACGGAATACCTT TTGACCAATCCAAGGAGGCAACTTTTAAGGTGGCGCCCTCAAAATGGGAAGCTGTTGACGAGTCAGAACTGGAATCTCAAG CTGTGACCACCTCAAAATGGGAAGCATTTGAGCAGCCCGAAGAACCAAAAAG GTATGCGGAGAACAGCGAGGACGAGAGGAGTCCCCGCTCGGCGACGGCCACTCCGAGCTACTCCAACCCCGGCAGGGACGACGCCGACCTGAAGGCCAAACTGTCCGAAATGAACGAGGAGAAGCGATCGAAGCTACGGGAGATAGAG GTGAAGGTCATGAAGTTTCAAGATGAGCTGGAATCGGGGAAGAGGTCGAAGAAACCCGGTCAGAGTTTTCAGGAGCAGGTGGAACATTACAGGGACAAACTACTGCAGAAG GAGAAGGAAAAGGAGAAACAGGAGCGGGAGAAAGAGCGGGAGAAGAAGGACAAAGAGAAAGCAGACTCCAGGTTGAAAGACTTAAAGAAGGAGAAGGAAGACACGCCAACCAGGAAAGACAA GTACTCGTCCCCGGCCGTCGATAGGAAACGGCGACACAGCAACTCTCCCAGCCCCACACGTGGCGGCAGCAGACGGGGCCGCTCGCCGTCCCCCCGCTCGGAGAGGTCCGAGCGCTCGTACTTGAAAGACTCGTCTTCGCGCTCATCTCACAAGGACTCCCCGCGCTCATCTGTCAAGAAGTCTTCAAAGAG GTCTCCGTCGTCACCTCACACACCCAAACGGTCGCGGCGGTCGCGTTCCCGGACCCCCAAGAAGTCGACCAAGAAGTCCCGCTCCAAGTCCAGGTCCCCGCATAGCCGATCTCACAAGAAGTCCAAGAAGAGTAAACACTGA
- the u2surp gene encoding U2 snRNP-associated SURP motif-containing protein isoform X1 — protein sequence MADQTPGGSQKASAKALLESKLKSFSIGKLSVAKRTLSKKEQDEIKKKEDERAAAEIYEEFLAAFEGGGEGKIKAFVRGGIANATKEEAATDEKRGKLYKPKSRFETQTKSSILPLETPPQFLPVDKRHSAKKSNEKEKKKSNLELFKEELKQIQEERDERHKMKGRVSRFEPLGGTEGRRSFLDDCAPGSHDVGDPSTTNLYLGNINPQMNEEMLCQEFGRYGPLASVKIMWPRTDEERARERNCGFVAFMNRRDAERALKNLNGKPIMNFEMKLGWGKGVPIPPHPIYIPPSMMEHTLPPPPSGLPFNAQPRERLKNPNAPLVPPPKNKDDFEKTLSQAIVKVVIPTERNLLSLIHRMIEFVVREGPMFEAMIMNREINNPMYRFLFENQSPAHVYYRWKLYTILQGEAPVKWRTDDFRMFKNGSMWRPPPLNPYLHGPYDDGDDEEEEEDSLKKGCLKEDERDKLEEMLRGLTPRRGDVAEAMLFCLTHAEAAEEIVECVTESLSILKTPLPKKIARLYLVSDVLYNSSAKVTNASYYRKYFEVKLGQVFADLNATYKTIQGHLQSENFKQRVMSCFRAWEDWAVYPDPFLIKLQNIFLGLVNLTLEKEPVGLPVEPEPTEDIDGAPIGGGYADGSPIEDVDGLPIDAGPIDGGTMIDGAMIDGAPLDDLDGVPIKPMEEDIDGIPFDQSKEATFKVAPSKWEAVDESELESQAVTTSKWEAFEQPEEPKRYAENSEDERSPRSATATPSYSNPGRDDADLKAKLSEMNEEKRSKLREIEVKVMKFQDELESGKRSKKPGQSFQEQVEHYRDKLLQKEKEKEKQEREKEREKKDKEKADSRLKDLKKEKEDTPTRKDKYSSPAVDRKRRHSNSPSPTRGGSRRGRSPSPRSERSERSYLKDSSSRSSHKDSPRSSVKKSSKRSPSSPHTPKRSRRSRSRTPKKSTKKSRSKSRSPHSRSHKKSKKSKH from the exons ATGGCGGACCAAACGCCAGGAGGTTCTCAAAAGGCTAGCGCTAAG GCGCTGCTGGAGAGCAAACTGAAGTCTTTCAGCATTGGCAAATTGTCCGTGGCCAAGAGAACCCTCAGCAAGAAGGAGCAAGATGAGATCAAGAAGAaa GAGGATGAGCGTGCAGCGGCGGAAATCTACGAGGAGTTCCTTGCTGCGTTCGAAGGCGGCGGCGAGGGGAAGATAAAAGCTTTTGTTCGCGGTGGGATCGCAAATGCCACAAAAG AGGAGGCAGCAACAGATGAGAAGAGAGGCAAATTGTACAAGCCCAAGTCACGCTTTGAGACCCAGACCAAAAGCAGCATCCTGCCTCTGGAAACCCCACCTCAGTTTTTACCCGTAGACAAACGACAC TCTGCCAAGAAGAGCaatgaaaaggaaaagaagaagagcaacCTGGAGCTTTTTAAAGAAGAGCTTAAACA AATCCAGGAGGAGCGGGACGAAAGGCACAAGATGAAGGGCCGAGTTAGTCGCTTTGAACCACTGGGCGGCACGGAGGGAAGACGTTCAT TTTTGGACGACTGCGCGCCCGGTTCGCACGACGTCGGCGACCCATCCACCACTAACTTGTATCTAGGAAACATCAATCCACAG ATGAACGAGGAGATGCTATGTCAAGAATTTGGCCGCTACGGACCGCTGGCCAGCGTCAAGATCATGTGGCCCAGGACGGACGAGGAGAGGGCACGGGAGAGGAACTGCGGCTTTGTGGCCTTCATGAACAGGAGGGATGCCGAGCGGGCCCTCAAAAACCTCAACG GAAAGCCAATCATGAACTTTGAGATGAAACTGGGCTGGGGCAAAGGCGTTCCCATCCCACCCCACCCCATCTACATCCCTCCGTCCATGATGGAGCACACCCTCCCGCCGCCTCCCTCGGGCCTCCCCTTCAACGCGCAGCCCCGCGAGAGGCTAAAGAACCCCAATGCACCCCTGGTCCCTCCACCCAAAAACAAGGACGACTTTGAGAAG ACTCTGTCGCAAGCCATAGTCAAAGTGGTTATCCCAACAGAAAG GAATTTGCTCTCTCTCATCCACCGAATGATCGAGTTTGTGGTGCGTGAAGGCCCAATGTTTGAAGCCATGATCATGAACCGGGAAATCAACAACCCCATGTACAG GTTTCTGTTTGAGAACCAGAGCCCGGCGCATGTTTACTACAGGTGGAAGCTCTACACCATACTGCAG GGCGAAGCCCCAGTCAAATGGCGAACGGATGACTTCAGGATGTTCAAGAACGGCTCCATGTGGCGCCCGCCGCCTCTCAACCCTTACCTCCACGGCCCGTACGACGATGGCGAtgacgaggaggaagaggaggactcGCTCAAGAAGGGCTGCTTGAAAGAAGA CGAGCGCGACAAGCTGGAGGAGATGCTCCGCGGGTTGACGCCCAGGAGGGGCGACGTCGCCGAGGCCATGTTGTTTTGCCTCACTCACGCCGAGGCCGCCGAAGAGATCGTGGAATGCGTCACCGAGTCGCTCTCCATCCTCAAGACCCCCCTCCCCAAGAAG ATTGCGCGGTTATATCTGGTGTCGGACGTGCTGTACAACTCTTCTGCCAAAGTAACCAACGCCTCCTACTACAGGAAATA TTTTGAAGTGAAGCTCGGACAGGTTTTTGCAGATCTCAACGCCACGTACAAAACCATCCAAGGTCACCTCCAGAGTGAAAACTTCAAG CAACGAGTGATGTCATGCTTCCGAGCGTGGGAGGACTGGGCCGTGTATCCTGACCCCTTCCTCATCAAGCTGCAGAACATATTCTTGGGTCTTGTCAACCTGACGTTGGAGAAGGAGCCTGTCGGACTTCCTGTTGAG CCCGAGCCCACGGAGGACATCGACGGCGCGCCAATCGGCGGCGGGTACGCGGACGGCTCGCCCATCGAAGACGTGGACGGACTGCCCATCGACGCCGGGCCCATCGACGGCGGAACCATGATCGACGGAGCCATGATCGACGGAGCCCCCCTGGACGACCTGGACGGCGTTCCCATCAAGCCTATGGAGGAGGACATCGACGGAATACCTT TTGACCAATCCAAGGAGGCAACTTTTAAGGTGGCGCCCTCAAAATGGGAAGCTGTTGACGAGTCAGAACTGGAATCTCAAG CTGTGACCACCTCAAAATGGGAAGCATTTGAGCAGCCCGAAGAACCAAAAAG GTATGCGGAGAACAGCGAGGACGAGAGGAGTCCCCGCTCGGCGACGGCCACTCCGAGCTACTCCAACCCCGGCAGGGACGACGCCGACCTGAAGGCCAAACTGTCCGAAATGAACGAGGAGAAGCGATCGAAGCTACGGGAGATAGAG GTGAAGGTCATGAAGTTTCAAGATGAGCTGGAATCGGGGAAGAGGTCGAAGAAACCCGGTCAGAGTTTTCAGGAGCAGGTGGAACATTACAGGGACAAACTACTGCAGAAG GAGAAGGAAAAGGAGAAACAGGAGCGGGAGAAAGAGCGGGAGAAGAAGGACAAAGAGAAAGCAGACTCCAGGTTGAAAGACTTAAAGAAGGAGAAGGAAGACACGCCAACCAGGAAAGACAA GTACTCGTCCCCGGCCGTCGATAGGAAACGGCGACACAGCAACTCTCCCAGCCCCACACGTGGCGGCAGCAGACGGGGCCGCTCGCCGTCCCCCCGCTCGGAGAGGTCCGAGCGCTCGTACTTGAAAGACTCGTCTTCGCGCTCATCTCACAAGGACTCCCCGCGCTCATCTGTCAAGAAGTCTTCAAAGAG GTCTCCGTCGTCACCTCACACACCCAAACGGTCGCGGCGGTCGCGTTCCCGGACCCCCAAGAAGTCGACCAAGAAGTCCCGCTCCAAGTCCAGGTCCCCGCATAGCCGATCTCACAAGAAGTCCAAGAAGAGTAAACACTGA
- the u2surp gene encoding U2 snRNP-associated SURP motif-containing protein isoform X2, with protein MHPWSLHPKTRTTLRRNLLSLIHRMIEFVVREGPMFEAMIMNREINNPMYRFLFENQSPAHVYYRWKLYTILQGEAPVKWRTDDFRMFKNGSMWRPPPLNPYLHGPYDDGDDEEEEEDSLKKGCLKEDERDKLEEMLRGLTPRRGDVAEAMLFCLTHAEAAEEIVECVTESLSILKTPLPKKIARLYLVSDVLYNSSAKVTNASYYRKYFEVKLGQVFADLNATYKTIQGHLQSENFKQRVMSCFRAWEDWAVYPDPFLIKLQNIFLGLVNLTLEKEPVGLPVEPEPTEDIDGAPIGGGYADGSPIEDVDGLPIDAGPIDGGTMIDGAMIDGAPLDDLDGVPIKPMEEDIDGIPFDQSKEATFKVAPSKWEAVDESELESQAVTTSKWEAFEQPEEPKRYAENSEDERSPRSATATPSYSNPGRDDADLKAKLSEMNEEKRSKLREIEVKVMKFQDELESGKRSKKPGQSFQEQVEHYRDKLLQKEKEKEKQEREKEREKKDKEKADSRLKDLKKEKEDTPTRKDKYSSPAVDRKRRHSNSPSPTRGGSRRGRSPSPRSERSERSYLKDSSSRSSHKDSPRSSVKKSSKRSPSSPHTPKRSRRSRSRTPKKSTKKSRSKSRSPHSRSHKKSKKSKH; from the exons ATGCACCCCTGGTCCCTCCACCCAAAAACAAGGACGACTTTGAGAAG GAATTTGCTCTCTCTCATCCACCGAATGATCGAGTTTGTGGTGCGTGAAGGCCCAATGTTTGAAGCCATGATCATGAACCGGGAAATCAACAACCCCATGTACAG GTTTCTGTTTGAGAACCAGAGCCCGGCGCATGTTTACTACAGGTGGAAGCTCTACACCATACTGCAG GGCGAAGCCCCAGTCAAATGGCGAACGGATGACTTCAGGATGTTCAAGAACGGCTCCATGTGGCGCCCGCCGCCTCTCAACCCTTACCTCCACGGCCCGTACGACGATGGCGAtgacgaggaggaagaggaggactcGCTCAAGAAGGGCTGCTTGAAAGAAGA CGAGCGCGACAAGCTGGAGGAGATGCTCCGCGGGTTGACGCCCAGGAGGGGCGACGTCGCCGAGGCCATGTTGTTTTGCCTCACTCACGCCGAGGCCGCCGAAGAGATCGTGGAATGCGTCACCGAGTCGCTCTCCATCCTCAAGACCCCCCTCCCCAAGAAG ATTGCGCGGTTATATCTGGTGTCGGACGTGCTGTACAACTCTTCTGCCAAAGTAACCAACGCCTCCTACTACAGGAAATA TTTTGAAGTGAAGCTCGGACAGGTTTTTGCAGATCTCAACGCCACGTACAAAACCATCCAAGGTCACCTCCAGAGTGAAAACTTCAAG CAACGAGTGATGTCATGCTTCCGAGCGTGGGAGGACTGGGCCGTGTATCCTGACCCCTTCCTCATCAAGCTGCAGAACATATTCTTGGGTCTTGTCAACCTGACGTTGGAGAAGGAGCCTGTCGGACTTCCTGTTGAG CCCGAGCCCACGGAGGACATCGACGGCGCGCCAATCGGCGGCGGGTACGCGGACGGCTCGCCCATCGAAGACGTGGACGGACTGCCCATCGACGCCGGGCCCATCGACGGCGGAACCATGATCGACGGAGCCATGATCGACGGAGCCCCCCTGGACGACCTGGACGGCGTTCCCATCAAGCCTATGGAGGAGGACATCGACGGAATACCTT TTGACCAATCCAAGGAGGCAACTTTTAAGGTGGCGCCCTCAAAATGGGAAGCTGTTGACGAGTCAGAACTGGAATCTCAAG CTGTGACCACCTCAAAATGGGAAGCATTTGAGCAGCCCGAAGAACCAAAAAG GTATGCGGAGAACAGCGAGGACGAGAGGAGTCCCCGCTCGGCGACGGCCACTCCGAGCTACTCCAACCCCGGCAGGGACGACGCCGACCTGAAGGCCAAACTGTCCGAAATGAACGAGGAGAAGCGATCGAAGCTACGGGAGATAGAG GTGAAGGTCATGAAGTTTCAAGATGAGCTGGAATCGGGGAAGAGGTCGAAGAAACCCGGTCAGAGTTTTCAGGAGCAGGTGGAACATTACAGGGACAAACTACTGCAGAAG GAGAAGGAAAAGGAGAAACAGGAGCGGGAGAAAGAGCGGGAGAAGAAGGACAAAGAGAAAGCAGACTCCAGGTTGAAAGACTTAAAGAAGGAGAAGGAAGACACGCCAACCAGGAAAGACAA GTACTCGTCCCCGGCCGTCGATAGGAAACGGCGACACAGCAACTCTCCCAGCCCCACACGTGGCGGCAGCAGACGGGGCCGCTCGCCGTCCCCCCGCTCGGAGAGGTCCGAGCGCTCGTACTTGAAAGACTCGTCTTCGCGCTCATCTCACAAGGACTCCCCGCGCTCATCTGTCAAGAAGTCTTCAAAGAG GTCTCCGTCGTCACCTCACACACCCAAACGGTCGCGGCGGTCGCGTTCCCGGACCCCCAAGAAGTCGACCAAGAAGTCCCGCTCCAAGTCCAGGTCCCCGCATAGCCGATCTCACAAGAAGTCCAAGAAGAGTAAACACTGA